TTTCCGGGAACCGTGAACACATCAACACCCCAGTCGCGAAGCGTCTGGATATGTTTATTGATAGCAGCACGGCTCATGCCAAGCTGTTCACCCAGCTGCTCGCCAGAATGAAACTCGCCGTCAGCAAGGATGCTAATCAGGGTTAAGGGAACGGTATTGTCCTTCACGCGATAGCCTCCACGGCATTAACTTCACCTGTGCAGCCAATGAAGCGAACTTCTGGCTCCAGCCAGACGTTAAATTTTTCGCCCACACGCTGACGAACATAATGAGCCAGCTGTACAACATCATCGCTGGTCGCATCGCGCTGATTAATCAGCACAAGAGCCTGCTGCTGGTGAACGGCAGCACCGCCTACTGAAGTGCCTTTTAGCTGGCATTGATCGATAAGCCATCCCGCGGCAAGCTTCACGCTGCCATCCGCCTGAGGGTAATGTGGTGCGGCTGGCCATCCTTCAAGAAAGACTTTTGCATTTTCGCTGCTGATAACCGGGTTTTTGAAGAAGCTTCCTGCGTTTCCGTTTACTTTTGGATCGGGAAGTTTGGTCACCCGCATATGGCAAACGGAATCAAAAACGTCGCGGGCGGTTACGGTAGCCGGATCGAGACGCGTTAAATCCCCGTAGGTCAACACGGGCTGCCAGTCCTTCGACAGACGCAGGCCCACGGCAACAATCACGTAGCGATCCTGATATTCATGTTTGAAGATACTGTCACGATAGCCAAACCGGCACTGTTCCGCCGTTAAACGCTTTGCCGTTCCGGTCGCCAGTTCGATGCAGTCGACATATTCACAGACATGTTTCAGTTCGATGCCGTAGGCACCGATGTTTTGAATAGGTGACGATCCGGCGCAGCCTGGAATAAGCGCAAGGTTTTCCAGGCCCGGCATCCCTTTTTCGAGGGTGAATTGCACCAGATGATGCCAGTTTTCTCCGGCCCCCACGTGCAGGTGCCAGCTGTCGGCACGCTCTTCCACATCAATTCCCATGATGCGGTTAACGATCACCGTTCCCGCAAAATCATCGAGAAACAGGACATTACTTCCTTCGCCCAGAATCAGTACGGGTTCGTTATTTTCAGTTGCGCTTTGCCATGCATCCAGCATTTGCTGTGCAGTATCGGCACGTACAATTTGTTTAGCATTGCGTTGAATGCCAAAGGTATTCCAGGGCTTAAGGGAGTGGTTCATAGACGCTATCCTGATGCAAAAACGCAGGTAGTTTACCGTATAATCAGGGCGTTGGGGGATTAGTTTGTGCAGCCTATAAAAACGCAAAAAGGCCATCCTTTCGGATGGCCTCTCTACTTATTTGATGCCTGGCAGTTCCCTACTCTCACATGGGGAGACCCCACACTACCATCGGCGCTACGGCGTTTCACTTCTGAGTTCGGCATGGGGTCAGGTGGGACCACCGCGCTAAAGCCGCCAGGCAAATTCTGTTAATCTGTATCAGGCTGAAAATCGTCTCTGTCTCATCCGCCGAAACAGCTTCGGCGTTGTAAGGTTAAGCCTCACGGTTCATTAGTATCGGTTAGCTCAACGCATCGCTGCGCTTACACACCCGACCTATCAACGTCGTAGTCTTCAACGTTCCTTCAGGACCCTTAAAGGGTCAGGGAGAACTCATCTCGGGGCAAGTTTCGTGCTTAGATGCTTTCAGCACTTATCTTTTCCGCATTTAGCTACCGGGCAGTGCCATTGGCATGACAACCCGAACACCAGTGATGCGTCCACTCCGGTCCTCTCGTACTAGGAGCAGCCCCCCTCAATTCTCCAGCGCCCACGGCAGATAGGGACCGAACTGTCTCACGACGTTCTAAACCCAGCTCGCGTACCACTTTAAATGGCGAACAGCCATACCCTTGGGACCTACTTCAGCCCCAGGATGTGATGAGCCGACATCGAGGTGCCAAACACCGCCGTCGATATGAACTCTTGGGCGGTATCAGCCTGTTATCCCCGGAGTACCTTTTATCCGTTGAGCGATGGCCCTTCCATTCAGAACCACCGGATCACTATGACCTGCTTTCGCACCTGCTCGAGCCGTCACTCTCGCAGTCAAGCTAGCTTATGCCATTGCACTAACCTCCTGATGTCCGACCAGGATTAGCTAACCTTCGTGCTCCTCCGTTACTCTTTGGGAGGAGACCGCCCCAGTCAAACTACCCACCAGACACTGTCCGCAACCCGGATCACGGGTCTACGTTAGAACACCAGCCATTAAAGGGTGGTATTTCAAGGTTGGCTCCACGCAGACTGGCGTCCACGCTTCAAAGCCTCCCACCTATCCTACACATCAAGGACCAGTGTTCAGTGTCAAGCTATAGTAAAGGTTCACGGGGTCTTTCCGTCTTGCCGCGGGTACACTGCATCTTCACAGCGAGTTCAATTTCACTGAGTCTCGGGTGGAGACAGCCTGGCCATCATTACGCCATTCGTGCAGGTCGGAACTTACCCGACAAGGAATTTCGCTACCTTAGGACCGTTATAGTTACGGCCGCCGTTTACCGGGGCTTCGATCAAGAGCTTCGCGTTGCCGCTAACCCCATCAATTAACCTTCCGGCACCGGGCAGGCGTCACACCGTATACGTCCACTTTCGTGTTTGCACAGTGCTGTGTTTTTAATAAACAGTTGCAGCCAGCTGGTATCTTCGACTGATTTCAGCTCCACCCGCAGGGGCTTCACCTACATATCAGCGTGCCTTCTCCCGAAGTTACGGCACCATTTTGCCTAGTTCCTTCACCCGAGTTCTCTCAAGCGCCTTGGTATTCTCTACCTGACCACCTGTGTCGGTTTGGGGTACGATTTCGTGTTACCTGATGCTTAGAGGCTTTTCCTGGAAGCAGGGCATTTGTTACTTCAGCACCGTAGTGCCTCGTCATCACACCTCAGCGTTAATAAGGTACCGGATTTACCTGGAACCTCCGCCTACATGCTTAAACCGGGACAACCGTCGCCCGGCTAACATAGCCTTCTCCGTCCCCCCTTCGCAGTAACACCAAGTACAGGAATATTAACCTGTTTCCCATCGACTACGCCTTTCGGCCTCGCCTTAGGGGTCGACTCACCCTGCCCCGATTAACGTTGGACAGGAACCCTTGGTCTTCCGGCGAGCGGGCTTTTCACCCGCTTTATCGTTACTTATGTCAGCATTCGCACTTCTGATACCTCCAGCATGCCTCACAGCACACCTTCAACGGCTTACAGAACGCTCCCCTACCCAACAACGCCTAAGCGTCGCTGCCGCAGCTTCGGTGCATGGTTTAGCCCCGTTACATCTTCCGCGCAGGCCGACTCGACCAGTGAGCTATTACGCTTTCTTTAAATGATGGCTGCTTCTAAGCCAACATCCTGGCTGTCTGTGCCTTCCCACATCGTTTCCCACTTAACCATGACTTTGGGACCTTAGCTGGCGGTCTGGGTTGTTTCCCTCTTCACGACGGACGTTAGCACCCGCCGTGTGTCTCCCGTGATAACATTCTTCGGTATTCGTAGTTTGCATCGGGTTGGTAAGCCGGGATGGCCCCCTAGCCGAAACAGTGCTCTACCCCCGAAGATGAGTTCACGAGGCGCTACCTAAATAGCTTTCGGGGAGAACCAGCTATCTCCCGGTTTGATTGGCCTTTCACCCCCAGCCACAAGTCATCCGCTAATTTTTCAACATTAGTCGGTTCGGTCCTCCAGTTAGTGTTACCCAACCTTCAACCTGCCCATGGCTAGATCACCGGGTTTCGGGTCTATACCCTGCAACTTAACGCCCAGTTAAGACTCGGTTTCCCTTCGGCTCCCCTATACGGTTAACCTTGCTACAGAATATAAGTCGCTGACCCATTATACAAAAGGTACGCAGTCACACCACAAGGGTGCTCCCACTGCTTGTACGTACACGGTTTCAGGTTCTTTTTCACTCCCCTCGCCGGGGTTCTTTTCGCCTTTCCCTCACGGTACTGGTTCACTATCGG
This region of Enterobacter asburiae genomic DNA includes:
- the murB gene encoding UDP-N-acetylmuramate dehydrogenase, whose amino-acid sequence is MNHSLKPWNTFGIQRNAKQIVRADTAQQMLDAWQSATENNEPVLILGEGSNVLFLDDFAGTVIVNRIMGIDVEERADSWHLHVGAGENWHHLVQFTLEKGMPGLENLALIPGCAGSSPIQNIGAYGIELKHVCEYVDCIELATGTAKRLTAEQCRFGYRDSIFKHEYQDRYVIVAVGLRLSKDWQPVLTYGDLTRLDPATVTARDVFDSVCHMRVTKLPDPKVNGNAGSFFKNPVISSENAKVFLEGWPAAPHYPQADGSVKLAAGWLIDQCQLKGTSVGGAAVHQQQALVLINQRDATSDDVVQLAHYVRQRVGEKFNVWLEPEVRFIGCTGEVNAVEAIA